ttcaattttcattttcatttatacGGCTGgattttcttctttttcctaaATAGATTCCTCAAAACTTTTCTTGTTGATTATCATCAGTTCCTTTCTCTAGCAACTTTAGCAATGGAGTTAAATCTGTCACTAATAATTAAGTTACCGACTAAATTAATGACAGATCAGCAAGGCTTTTTCTTTAAGCCAGAAGCAATAAATTTGGCGACATATTGGTGACAGAAACAGCAACGAATTTAACTCTGTTGATAATTTCGCTTCATAGCAGGGCCTTTAGTGACGGATTTAATTCCGTAGCTAatctcaataaattttatttaagttAATAATTAAAGGTTATTTTTACGTATTATCATATTCCAATAACTActtaatttcaagtttttgtaaaCAAACACATTTCTAatacttttaaaatatttttgaaaaacttaaattaaataaattataattaaaatactaagtttaatatatattttaaattaattaataatcaaagacattaaaaaaaattttgttatTTAACAATAAGtaaaaagaaatttattttatCTTTGGACTCTTCATTTAGAAATATATTTCCTCCCAATTTCTTGAAATAAATTGCACTTATAAAACATAATTATTTCAAATGTAAGTTtactttttatgaaaaataaaattaatttttatgagaaataaatttaaaatatcaaataataaatatGCTCTCAATTTCAAtacaataatatatttaaatcattttatacatataaatttaaataaaatatatttaatcataaatagTTATTTTGAACTAATGATAGTACTGCCACCTTATACCTGACAGGCTCCATGGACTAACAGAAAATGCCTCTGCCTCTCCTCTCTGTGCTATCGCCCCAAGTTTGTCTTCCGTTGCGTTTGGTCGAGTCCTACCACTGCACCATGCATGGAAAAAATCTAATTTAACCCTCATAATTTTGGCTCCCTTCGCTTATAAGGATGAAGTTATTCATATCTGTCCAAAACGTACAGAACACCTTTTCAAATGCAAGAAGGCCTGGTTGATCAGACCAACAATTATAAAATCATCGTCCCATATGGCATCACTTTCACAAGATAAGGTAATCTTTGCTTAGAAAAGACAGTAGCTGGCCACATATAGGAAGAGGGATGACTTTGATCCCTTCCTTTAGCGAGTGATCAAAATTATACTCTGCTTTCTTATATTTCTGAAAGTTATAAATACAAGAAATATATATACTCCAAAAGACTTcacaaataaaggaaaaatacaaCAAATTAGGAATATACAGGAATTACAACTAATTAGGAATATGCAGCTAATGAATTCCTAGGTTAACGATTCCTCAAATAAGGAATAAAATTAAATAGGAAAGATTTTAAAGACTCTAACGGTGAGCATACATTTAGTTGTCTGATCCAAATTTTCCGTGCATATACTCCACATCATTATTAAAAGACAAATAAAGAATATTCCAAGTGCCAAAATAAGGTTGATGGAATCTTCAAATGGATGGTTACGCTGCATAAGCAGAAGCCCAATTTCAAATAACTCAAATAAATTCCATCCTTTATAATGAGGAAAAAGAACATCTGAAATAAAATAGAAAGGGCATAAATTACCTCATGTTAACCACAATGTCATCAGGCAACTAGTCTTTACTCAAGCATCAATCAATTTGTCAAATGGTTAAGAATACTTCAACAGTACATCACAACAATTTGGATTGAAGAACTTGGGAGATGATCAAGTGCTTTAAGCAATATGATTCTGATTTACCATATAATCTTAAAGCAACAGATGCAAATTCTAATGCAGCGCAAGTTCCTAAATAGTTCCTCGAGTTCAGGAAAAGCCACGACTCTTTTGATCAAAGCATAATTCCTGAAATTTTGTTAAACTGCCAGAAGAATATGATCAGTACGATGTTAATCCATCAAAAAGATTTTCAGCTGTTAAGTAGAAGTACAGTAAGGATCCATGTGTCGAAACCAGTTAATGCACTGAATTCAAGCAACTAGTCTTTAAATCATTACATAAAAGGGATGCAATGTCAAATGCTACTTCTTTAGGCACTACTTGCAAGGCAACCAAAACAAACCAGGTCCATGTTATTTAAGCCAACTACTATGATATAATATGACTCTATATGCATCAATAAGTCTGCCATTGAAAGCATGGACACGGTTAAAAATGAAATGGCAATTATCAATGAGTTTTCTAGTCTCCTCAGGGATGATAAATAAAATTGAAACAAGACATTCtgttttagaagctattcaatgcAATATTTATGTTGCCCAAAGGGCATTGACCGCTTCCAAGGACATGACCTAACCAATGAGACATGGCACAATCCTTTCCCAGATTAACGAACCAGgaattagaaaaattaaaataaaatacaagctccTCATTAAACTTTGCTAAATCTAGCATACAGCAATGAATCAAGAAATGCTTCAAAAGAAGCACAAAGATACTCAAACTTAATAGATAAAAGAATGACAGTTGAGAGAAAAACACACCGTTTCAAGAGAACTTCAGGATTATATGGAAACAAATTCTTCCGATGAAGATTTTCTACAGAATCTTTTAAAGAAAGCAAACAATTTTTGGCTTTCTTGAACGGTTGGCTTGTGTTTTTCCAGTGCTTGTGGCTACATTCAATATCTTTCTTGCATTTGTCTTCAAGTGATGAAGAAATATCTTTTATAGTTATAGATGATGCCTCCACCTGAAGATTAAAGCCATCCgaatatatttttcttttcttgcaaGATGATTGATCCACAATTTTCTTATGCACAGAAAATGTTATGAATAAGTTCCATGAATTGCATACTGTACGCAAACACCTGCAAGAAACATGTagaaagaaaatagatgagaagcAAACCAGATTCCTCAGTCCTGGACAGAAGGAAGCATGAGAAAAAGTGGTCAGCTCATTAATGAATCATGATGCTAAGAATGTTCTGATGCACTTAATATTCATGATGGACCAATAAACTACATCCAGTAAGTGTAATCACCAACCcctttgttagaaataagtttggctGAAAATTTAGcattcacaagttaagaacaagTATTAGCATGTTTTAAAAAAGCAACCACAAGACATACTTCATACCTTAAAAGATATTCTGCACAAGTGATTCCTGTATCTTTAGAAATAAGGTAATCAAGAAGCACTTGATGATCATAATGCAACTGCAAGAGAATAAGAatcacaaatgaaattacagGAAAAATAAACATCAAACCTTGTGAATGCAAAAGACTTGCCTCTGCAAGGAACAGATGGAACAGGTTTACAGGATTAAAAATGCTTGCAACATAAAAAAGAGTATCTTGTTTGACATCTCCATTTGTCCATTTTTCTTTATTTGATCTGCATACAACCCAATAGCATGATTAAGCATTCAATTCATTTCAGATTTAACAACTAAAATAAAGCCAACTAGAAAGCTCAGTGCTTACTGCTGCTCTAAAAAGGGCTGTATGCTAAGCAGTTCCAAAAGCACCTTAAATAATATATCATCCTGTACATTAAGGAAACAAATATATGGAGCATAGAAGATCCAAGAATAGTATTTGTTATGTGGAAAATTAAATGAACTCCAGTTATATAGCAGAATACATTTTCAAGAAGAATACAACCTTCAAAACTGGGACATTTTTAAGAATGATTTCTACAGACTTAACATGACAGGATGAGCACACTAAGATGGATTTATGGGATCGGATAAAGAAAGCATTTGTAGGAAGGTGAAAGTGGTATGCATTGAAGTATGAAGATAAGTTGAAAGTGCACGATTGAGATGGTTTGGCGTTCATAGTAGACCATCAAATGAACCAATACGGAAGGTCGAGCATGCTGAAGTtgcacgagagagagagagagagagagagagagagagaagagggataGACCTATGATGACATGAGATGAAGTCATGAAAAGAGTTTGAAGTCCCAGAAAATTATTCACATAGCTGACCATAACTCAATTAGGACTAATCAGTTGACTTGACTTCCAAAGGGCTGAACACAAACCTCATGCATATATAACTGGAGGAAAGATAAGGAAAAACCTCTACACTTTTCCAAATACATTTCATGATCCAGAAACGTATCAGTTGGAAGATGCCCTTGAAGCCATTTGTAGAGCTCTAAGAAGCCTTGCCTTCTACCATAACTGTCCAGGTCTGATATTGAGTCAAATGTCAAAGAAGAGTTGAGAGTCGCACATCCACATTGCTTGCTAGTTTCCCTTGTCAAGCTGATCAGACTGAAGCAACACTTTACGAAAAGAAGAACGGTCCACCTTTGTAAGTGATGAGAATTGATTCCATGTACTCTATCAGAAAGACTCAATAAAAATGGAGAACCTTCAAGGCATTCTTCCTGACCAAAATCAAGTTTGATTATGGGTTTCCACAAGAGCTCTTCAAAGTAAACGTGAAGAAGTTGCAACCATGAAATGAGAGTAGAGCAACCTAAACAAGTCTGGTAACTAAGCCTCAGCATTAGCATCTGCAAAACATGTTGGTGTAAACATTATTTTAATGGATTTATAGAAATATGATAACATCCAAATGTTGGATCAATGATCACTATTTATTTTATGTTCTGATAAGTTTATGCATTATCAAAATAACGATACACTAAATGCAGCTAGCAAACCAAGCAGAGTTCACTAGAAAAAACAAATGAAAATAGAGGAAAACATTTGTCATTTTGTTTGGTGACAAAACAAGTTAGTTATTTTAATAGGCAACAATATGATTGTCCTGAAAAAAATATCTCAAGACTACCATCCATTTTCTCAATTCACAAAGAAAGAAACTAAAGCAGATCATTACCAACAATTTATGCCTGAAGTACTGAGAGACAGACATTTTCAGAAAATTCTCATGCTTGCCGAGGCACCAAGATAAAAGTTTGGGCACAAAACTGATGATTATGCAAAGAACTGGATGATGATCATAGGAATCAACCTTGGGTTCCACAGCACAGCTTTGCTCAACCAATGAACAAAGGAACTGGATAAAATTCCCAAGAAATACAACTCTTGCGTCCTTCTCACCACTCTTTCTAACAAATAAAGCATCAATAAAATGACTATTCTGAGAATCATTTTCCTTAGCATCGCTACTCTGACCAATTTGAATCTCATCCATGAAATCCCAAGGCACATCTGAAAGAAAAGAACTGGCAGAATCCAAGTACATTTCGCAAAGGTGAT
This sequence is a window from Hevea brasiliensis isolate MT/VB/25A 57/8 chromosome 10, ASM3005281v1, whole genome shotgun sequence. Protein-coding genes within it:
- the LOC110664384 gene encoding uncharacterized protein LOC110664384, whose product is MSSDSKFSLLCHLIDDSVRPFTESEVISLTRDKEKDLLIALSRVLREIQLMKLALDCDSDKEVAPELACDKDVGGSGMHHEDHNCLIKILADLIILLTVESRFVQHLVGNILVVISEFVAASGKEWDSFIHSLFICLELAIANMLSHFLAPSKNGAGDSSYDSSSFFLLKSRLENANWSTAATIIRVLRKTLKYLKQEDDDHLCEMYLDSASSFLSDVPWDFMDEIQIGQSSDAKENDSQNSHFIDALFVRKSGEKDARVVFLGNFIQFLCSLVEQSCAVEPKVDSYDHHPVLCIIISFVPKLLSWCLGKHENFLKMSVSQYFRHKLLMLMLRLSYQTCLGCSTLISWLQLLHVYFEELLWKPIIKLDFGQEECLEGSPFLLSLSDRVHGINSHHLQRWTVLLFVKCCFSLISLTRETSKQCGCATLNSSLTFDSISDLDSYGRRQGFLELYKWLQGHLPTDTFLDHEMYLEKCRGFSLSFLQLYMHEDDILFKVLLELLSIQPFLEQQSNKEKWTNGDVKQDTLFYVASIFNPVNLFHLFLAEASLLHSQGLMFIFPVISFVILILLQLHYDHQVLLDYLISKDTGITCAEYLLRCLRTVCNSWNLFITFSVHKKIVDQSSCKKRKIYSDGFNLQVEASSITIKDISSSLEDKCKKDIECSHKHWKNTSQPFKKAKNCLLSLKDSVENLHRKNLFPYNPEVLLKRLTKFQELCFDQKSRGFS